TTTGGCGGGGGTGCCGGAATGGTGATGTCCATTGAGCCGATCGATGCATGCATATCCAGGCTGAAAAGTGAGCGCGACTACGATGAAGTGATTTATATGACCCCTGATGGCGAAACGCTGAACCAGGGAATGGCGAACCGCATGTCGCTTTTAAAGAACATCATTATCCTTTGCGGGCATTATAAAGGGGTTGACCAGCGTGTGCGCGACCATTTTATTACCAAAGAGATATCTATCGGGGATTTTGTGCTTTCGGGTGGCGAACTGGCCGCGGCGGTGGTTTCGGATGCTATCATACGCCTGATACCGGGGGTACTAAGCAATGAGACCTCTGCACTTACCGACAGTTTCCAGGACAATCTGCTCTCCCCCCCTATCTACACCCGCCCCGCCGAATATAAAGGCTGGAAAGTACCGGATGTGCTCCTCAGCGGCAACTTTGCCAACATAGACAAATGGCGTGAAGACCAGGCGTTGGAACATACGAAGAACAGGAGGCCGGATCTTTTGGAATAGTTTTTTTGTTTCAGGTTTAAGGTTTCAGGTTGCTGCTCTGTCCATAATAGTTAAGCATGGATTTATCAGACCCAAAACTTTCAAAAAAACTTTAAACTTTAAACCTTAAACTTTTTGCTGCTTCAAAATAATTTTTACCTTTGCACCCTCATTCGGACCAACCTCTGACGAAAATCGTGAATGTTGCTTTGGATCAATCATTTAAAATTAACAATTATGTCTGATCTATTAAAATTTGTTCAGGACGAATTCGTAGCAAAAAAAGACTTCCCTGATTTCAATGCAGGTGACACTATCACTGTGTATTATGAAATTAAAGAGGGTGAAAAAACAAGGACACAGTTCTTTAAAGGAGTAGTTATCCAAAAAAGAGGCGCTGGTATCACCCAGACTTTTACAATCCGTAAAATGTCAGGTGCCGTAGGTGTAGAGCGTATCTTCCCGGTAAACATGCCTGCTCTTCAGAAAGTTGAAGTTAACCAAAGAGGTAAAGTTCGCAGGGCACGTATATTCTACTTCCGCGACCTTACGGGTAAAAAAGCAAAAATCAAAGAAAGAAGGAGATAATCCAAACTTTCGGAATTATACAAGGATCCCATCGCATTGCGGTGGGATTTTTTTTATGTAAGACCCCAAAGGTTTTAAAAACATAGGTGTTCGGAAGACTATAGGGTTCTTTATGCATAAATTAAGTTTTTAAATTACTTGATTTTGCAAGGATTAGAAATTTAATCGATATCCTTATATGCCGCTCCTCCGGAGCTCAAGTAGGTTTCGCTTACATTTTGCTATAAATATTCCGTCCCTCCGGGACTCATCAGTGGCAGCCCCGGCGGGGCGATATGTTTATAGAAATGTTGAACATGAATGCCTTAGAACTCCGAAGGAGTGACATGTGGATTATTTGTCACTCTTCCGAACTCTTGTATTTTAAAAACCTTTGGGGTCTTTAGCAACTAAAAATATGATTGTAACGTCCGCGTGAGGATCCCGAAAGCTTTCGGGACGGCATCCCGTAGCCTGCCTGCCGGCAAAGGCAGGCTTGCGAAGGGATACAGCGACTTGACGCTGAAAGCCGAACTAGCGCGCCCAAAAAAATTAATTGAAAACATTATGTTCTTACACCGTTAAAAACTACATTTGGATATGGATCCTATCTTTATAAAAATAGCCGACGTACGCGGCGGTGTACACTTCATAAATATCTCGCATATTTATGAGGTTGAGGAAATTGTAACCGCCAAAGGTAAAGAACGGCACACGCACATCAGATATTATTCCATACCGGATTGCGCAAAATGCCAGGTGAATAAAGTAATTACAAAAGAATTCCCGACTTCCGTGCTGGAGCGCATCAATCAATTAAAGCAAAATTCGTAAAATTTCAATCGTTTTTTTGCCGGTTTTGCCGTATCCGTTTCCGGTAGATTTTGCTATATTTGCGAGCCTTGCTTTCATTATAGCGAAGCACAGTAACAAACACAATATAACTTATTAATAATCCCTTTCCAACTTCGGAAAGGGGCCATTTAAAATTAATCTAATGTCCAAAACATCAAAGATTTTTTACACGATAACTGATGAGGCCCCTATGCTGGCCACGCATTCTTTCCTTCCTATTGTACAGGCCTTTACCGCCCCTGCCGGAATTGAGGTTGAAACCCGCGACATTTCCCTTGCCGGAAGGATACTGTCTAACTTCCCGGAACGCCTGACCGACGCCCAAAAGACGGGCGATTCGCTTA
Above is a genomic segment from Flavobacterium album containing:
- the trmD gene encoding tRNA (guanosine(37)-N1)-methyltransferase TrmD, with translation MRIDIITVLPELLRSPFEASILKRAIDKGIVEVHLHNLRDYSTNKHKNVDDYQFGGGAGMVMSIEPIDACISRLKSERDYDEVIYMTPDGETLNQGMANRMSLLKNIIILCGHYKGVDQRVRDHFITKEISIGDFVLSGGELAAAVVSDAIIRLIPGVLSNETSALTDSFQDNLLSPPIYTRPAEYKGWKVPDVLLSGNFANIDKWREDQALEHTKNRRPDLLE
- the rplS gene encoding 50S ribosomal protein L19 — translated: MSDLLKFVQDEFVAKKDFPDFNAGDTITVYYEIKEGEKTRTQFFKGVVIQKRGAGITQTFTIRKMSGAVGVERIFPVNMPALQKVEVNQRGKVRRARIFYFRDLTGKKAKIKERRR